The Kitasatospora sp. NBC_00374 genome has a segment encoding these proteins:
- a CDS encoding LamG-like jellyroll fold domain-containing protein, whose protein sequence is MAAGALIGSGLLPGVASAADGSPAASTPAGVTSTDAAEVAAVAEAKRSGKPVEVASKRTETSDVVAQPDGKLVATTYVQPHRVRRAGGWVDVDPSLSVRADGSVAPKAATADVVFSGGGSSQPLVRMTSAGKELKLSWPKALPKPVVDGSTAEYRSILPDVDLKLTATRTGFSQIVVVHTAAAAKNPELDQLRLGLKGDGLTVKQAADGSLTAVDRNGGGTVFEAPTPVMWDSSGPAAAQAAAAAAAAPAAKSRTLAAPAQESAALPAPDLLPGEGAKVARIKVDLPLAQDRLVLTPDQTMLDDPATVFPVMIDPAWNTPNAADWAGVSRYYASQSYWHFTYNSSYVHDWGVGYCGDTSRCAPSDVKRAFFQIPTSTFIGKQILSAEFGTYESHSWSCSPSNVELWSTGWVSSKTNWTSQSASGFWSRKLQTMSAAKGWSGSCPGGWLEFGGASGGVKDLVQDAANWGWSWTTFGLKAENEGDSNSWKRLTDDAFLRVHYNLAPRQTPMSGLTMSPGSCLSTGVTINKWPQITARADDPDGEAVGVQFAVGWDDGTGFARRWWSTGSAGAAPASDTFKGSGSQFSLTVPPMPAPAKGAYGWEMRAWDGASWGPWSSVGDATNCYFRVDTSAPDGPAVTSASYPGSKDAAAALPWTDGVGKYGAFTIDSAATDVVKYQWGLDTTASAAHEVATTAGAPQTISVLPETPGVHTLSVRALDGAGNASQLETYYFSVLNGQPQRAGWTMDEASGTTLAGTGARIDATKGGGAVTGAPGHLGTGAAFNGTSTSYAGTQGAVLDTTRSFTLSAWVYLTDATHNRMAIAQEGTYMSSFSLGERDGKWAFVSTTKDSTGYAWQIAASPTPAPLNQWAHLTGVYDSANQTMALYVDGVPTATVPAPVSWSARGPLDIGRLTYRGGYTDFWAGSLDEVKVWDRPLSAAEAVEVAADRPLTAGLPAKAVWHLDEDAGAATVAGYPESDSLTTFGGVQAGVQGTAGKAVHFDGTSGYARTARPQVDGARSFAVSAWVRLPKLADTDGTAKIALSQIGRHNSEFSLYYSAYYKRWIFGRYKEDTAADTLVRAMQPDCAAGSTVNGVPCFAGTDNQWTHLLGVSDTVAKKTRLYINGFLVGEADYTQNAPWAEPGPLQLGAVSREGANGEFFGGDIDDLRIYDRVVTGPEAADLVAQRPQLTGRWKLNTVAGTATPGEGPTKPAAQLGGGATINAGGGLYVTPGTLQLNGTTGFAATGAAPVHTNQSFTLAGWANTAGSPTRDMTVLSQGGTTGDAATLRWHYLKDDPNTGEHLGEWQAVLAGTDAAGAARTVVVHSAVPSVLENWTHLALTYDALSSRLSLYVNGDLENQVCTTGAADCTSRTSWAQAVRPFDATGGLQFGRAKATGTFGEYFSGELDDVWAFQGVLSAAQIARLADYNTELDTTTGP, encoded by the coding sequence GTGGCTGCCGGAGCACTGATCGGCTCCGGCCTGCTCCCGGGCGTCGCGTCCGCCGCTGACGGATCGCCGGCGGCTTCGACGCCGGCCGGCGTCACCTCGACCGACGCGGCGGAGGTCGCGGCGGTCGCGGAGGCGAAGCGGTCGGGGAAGCCGGTCGAGGTGGCGTCGAAGCGGACCGAGACGAGCGACGTGGTGGCCCAGCCGGACGGGAAGCTGGTGGCGACGACGTATGTGCAACCGCACCGGGTCCGCAGGGCCGGCGGCTGGGTGGACGTCGATCCGTCGCTGAGCGTACGCGCCGACGGCTCGGTGGCACCCAAGGCGGCCACCGCCGACGTGGTGTTCTCCGGCGGCGGGAGCTCGCAGCCGTTGGTCCGGATGACCTCGGCGGGCAAGGAGCTGAAGCTGTCGTGGCCGAAGGCCCTGCCGAAGCCGGTGGTGGACGGCAGCACGGCGGAGTACCGCTCGATCCTGCCGGACGTGGACCTGAAGCTGACCGCGACGCGGACCGGGTTCAGCCAGATCGTCGTGGTGCACACCGCGGCGGCGGCGAAGAACCCGGAACTGGACCAGCTCCGGCTGGGCCTGAAGGGCGACGGCCTGACGGTCAAGCAGGCCGCCGACGGTTCGCTGACCGCGGTGGACAGGAACGGCGGCGGGACGGTCTTCGAGGCGCCCACGCCGGTGATGTGGGACTCCTCCGGCCCGGCTGCCGCCCAGGCGGCAGCGGCCGCGGCCGCCGCCCCGGCGGCGAAGTCGAGGACCCTCGCAGCGCCGGCTCAGGAGTCCGCCGCGCTGCCCGCGCCGGACCTGCTGCCGGGTGAGGGCGCGAAGGTCGCCCGGATCAAGGTCGACCTGCCGCTCGCACAGGACAGACTGGTCCTCACTCCGGACCAGACGATGCTGGACGACCCGGCGACGGTGTTCCCGGTGATGATCGACCCGGCCTGGAACACGCCGAACGCGGCGGACTGGGCGGGTGTGTCGCGGTACTACGCATCCCAGTCCTACTGGCACTTCACGTACAACAGCTCCTACGTGCACGACTGGGGCGTCGGATACTGCGGTGACACCAGCCGCTGCGCACCGTCGGACGTGAAGCGGGCGTTCTTCCAGATCCCGACGTCGACGTTCATCGGGAAGCAGATCCTGAGCGCGGAGTTCGGTACCTACGAGAGCCACTCGTGGTCCTGCTCTCCGAGCAACGTGGAGCTGTGGAGCACCGGTTGGGTGTCCTCGAAGACGAACTGGACCAGTCAGAGCGCGTCGGGATTCTGGAGCCGGAAGCTGCAGACGATGAGTGCGGCGAAGGGCTGGAGCGGTAGCTGCCCGGGTGGCTGGCTGGAGTTCGGCGGCGCCTCGGGCGGGGTCAAGGACCTGGTGCAGGACGCCGCGAACTGGGGTTGGTCGTGGACCACGTTCGGGCTCAAGGCCGAGAACGAGGGCGACAGCAACAGCTGGAAGCGCCTGACCGACGACGCCTTCCTGCGGGTGCACTACAACCTGGCACCCCGCCAGACCCCGATGAGCGGCCTGACGATGTCGCCCGGCAGCTGCCTGTCGACCGGCGTGACCATCAACAAGTGGCCCCAGATCACGGCGCGTGCCGACGACCCGGACGGTGAGGCCGTCGGCGTCCAGTTCGCGGTCGGCTGGGACGACGGCACCGGCTTCGCCCGCCGGTGGTGGTCGACCGGGTCGGCGGGTGCGGCGCCCGCATCCGACACCTTCAAGGGCTCGGGCTCGCAGTTCTCGCTGACCGTCCCGCCCATGCCCGCGCCCGCCAAGGGCGCCTACGGCTGGGAGATGAGGGCCTGGGACGGCGCGAGCTGGGGGCCGTGGTCCTCGGTCGGCGACGCGACCAACTGCTACTTCCGCGTCGACACCTCCGCGCCCGACGGGCCGGCTGTCACCTCGGCCTCCTACCCAGGCTCGAAGGACGCCGCCGCAGCGCTGCCGTGGACGGACGGCGTCGGCAAGTACGGCGCCTTCACGATCGACTCGGCGGCCACCGACGTCGTCAAGTACCAGTGGGGGCTGGACACCACGGCCTCCGCGGCCCACGAGGTCGCCACCACGGCGGGTGCCCCGCAGACCATCAGCGTGCTGCCGGAGACACCCGGCGTGCACACCCTGTCGGTGCGGGCGCTGGACGGGGCGGGCAACGCCTCGCAGCTGGAGACCTACTACTTCAGCGTCCTGAACGGCCAGCCGCAACGCGCCGGCTGGACCATGGACGAGGCCTCCGGCACCACCCTCGCCGGAACCGGCGCCCGGATCGACGCCACCAAGGGCGGCGGCGCGGTGACCGGGGCGCCCGGGCACCTGGGCACCGGGGCGGCCTTCAACGGGACCTCCACCTCCTACGCCGGAACCCAGGGCGCGGTCCTCGACACCACCAGGAGCTTCACCCTCTCCGCGTGGGTCTACCTGACCGACGCCACCCACAACCGCATGGCGATCGCCCAGGAGGGGACCTACATGTCCTCCTTCAGCCTGGGCGAGCGCGACGGCAAGTGGGCCTTCGTCAGCACCACCAAGGACAGCACCGGCTACGCCTGGCAGATCGCCGCCTCGCCGACGCCCGCCCCGCTCAACCAGTGGGCCCATCTGACCGGCGTCTACGACTCCGCCAACCAGACCATGGCGCTGTACGTCGACGGGGTTCCCACCGCGACCGTCCCCGCACCCGTCAGCTGGAGTGCACGCGGACCGCTGGACATCGGCCGGCTCACGTACCGAGGCGGGTACACCGACTTCTGGGCCGGGTCCCTGGACGAGGTCAAGGTCTGGGACCGGCCGCTCTCCGCGGCCGAGGCCGTCGAGGTCGCCGCCGACCGCCCGCTGACCGCGGGCCTGCCCGCCAAGGCGGTCTGGCACCTCGACGAGGACGCGGGCGCCGCGACCGTGGCCGGCTACCCGGAGTCCGACAGCCTCACCACGTTCGGAGGCGTCCAGGCCGGCGTTCAGGGGACGGCCGGCAAGGCCGTCCACTTCGACGGCACCAGCGGGTACGCCCGCACCGCCCGTCCGCAGGTCGACGGGGCCCGGAGCTTCGCGGTCTCCGCCTGGGTGCGGCTGCCCAAGCTCGCCGACACGGACGGGACGGCCAAGATCGCGCTGTCCCAGATCGGCCGGCACAACAGCGAGTTCTCCCTGTACTACTCGGCCTACTACAAGCGGTGGATCTTCGGCCGGTACAAGGAGGACACCGCCGCCGACACCCTGGTGCGGGCGATGCAGCCGGACTGCGCCGCGGGCAGCACGGTGAACGGGGTGCCGTGCTTCGCCGGCACGGACAACCAGTGGACGCACCTGCTGGGCGTCTCCGACACGGTCGCGAAGAAGACCCGCCTCTACATCAACGGCTTCCTGGTCGGCGAGGCGGACTACACGCAGAACGCGCCGTGGGCGGAGCCCGGCCCGCTCCAGCTGGGTGCGGTCAGCCGTGAGGGTGCCAACGGCGAGTTCTTCGGCGGTGACATCGACGACCTGCGGATCTACGACCGGGTCGTCACCGGCCCGGAGGCGGCCGACCTGGTGGCCCAGCGCCCGCAGCTCACCGGCCGGTGGAAGCTCAACACCGTCGCCGGTACCGCGACCCCGGGCGAGGGGCCGACGAAGCCGGCCGCACAGCTCGGCGGCGGCGCCACCATCAACGCCGGCGGCGGTCTGTACGTGACCCCGGGCACCCTGCAGCTGAACGGCACCACCGGCTTCGCAGCCACCGGCGCCGCACCGGTGCACACCAACCAGAGCTTCACGCTGGCCGGCTGGGCGAACACCGCGGGCTCCCCGACAAGGGACATGACGGTGCTCTCGCAGGGCGGTACCACCGGTGACGCGGCCACGCTGCGCTGGCACTACCTCAAGGACGACCCGAACACCGGTGAGCACCTGGGCGAGTGGCAGGCCGTGCTGGCCGGCACCGACGCGGCGGGTGCCGCCCGCACCGTCGTCGTGCACTCCGCGGTCCCGTCGGTGCTGGAGAACTGGACGCACCTGGCGCTCACCTACGACGCGCTCTCGAGCCGGCTGAGCCTCTACGTCAACGGCGACCTGGAGAACCAGGTCTGCACCACCGGCGCGGCGGACTGCACCAGCCGTACCTCGTGGGCCCAGGCGGTGCGGCCGTTCGACGCCACCGGCGGGCTTCAGTTCGGCCGGGCGAAGGCCACCGGCACGTTCGGTGAGTACTTCTCCGGTGAACTGGACGACGTCTGGGCGTTCCAGGGCGTGCTGAGCGCCGCCCAGATCGCCCGACTCGCCGACTACAACACCGAGTTGGACACCACGACCGGTCCCTGA
- a CDS encoding cation-translocating P-type ATPase, which yields MAAQTEPPAAGPAMRPWYATPPQEVAARLGVDPEAGLSAARAADLLAANGPNALPEEKARPGWLRFLDQYRSYMQIILVASAVVALAIKEWSTAILLIVLTLFNAVVGLRQEGKAESAMNALRSMMKTTARVRRDGAEAEIPAEQLVVGDVVLIAAGNTVPADGRIVRASSLQIDESALTGESVPAVKDAGTLTGERLGPGDQSTMAFMNTPVTHGSGVLIITGTGAGTELGKISGMLSATEKEQTPLTRELDTLTLWIAAAAGLTMVVMFALGRSRDQAWDTLFVSAVSLAIAAIPEALPTVTQVILSVGSLNLARRNAIVKELPSVETLGFTSAINSDKTGTLTMNQMTVVEVLSPTDRFTVSGSGYGLEGRIHHAAGSSAGIEDAILPYLVASDAELVDGTVVGDPTEGALLVLGHKAGLDIGATRERYPRLATLPFDPEYKLMATFNSAVDATGRPVVRCFVKGAAPAVTARATTALADGRTVPWDADLRGRAETQSERMGGEGRRVMAAAERDLDPAEFDPDGDLLALVTDLRMTSLVGMVDPPRAESREAVASAQAAHIRVRMVTGDDVTTGEAIARQLGIPGGAILGADFAAMPEHERLARIDGIGVVGRVAPEHKVLLADTLKKKGEVVAMTGDGVNDAPAIKAADIGIAMGSGTDVAKNAGRMILSDDNFSTIVYAVEEGRKLYDNLTKYIRFVLMLLVTFVLTFLGATLFNIAAGEPFTPPQVLWIHFVVNAPFGFALGFDLASPGLMRRTPRPRGESLLTRSVMVTVGLSGLAVTVALLLLIKLGEHHYGSVKTGSSIAFTAFALCLIVAAYECRSERATVLSTGTFDSRPMNLAALSEFVLAVLVTQMDAFRRILGTTEITLAQFGWALLAPVALLLLWELGKLLSRRTSTAA from the coding sequence ATGGCGGCACAGACTGAACCGCCGGCGGCGGGCCCGGCCATGCGGCCCTGGTACGCGACACCGCCCCAGGAGGTCGCGGCACGGCTCGGCGTGGACCCGGAGGCCGGGCTCTCCGCCGCCCGGGCGGCGGACCTGCTGGCCGCGAACGGCCCGAACGCACTGCCGGAGGAGAAGGCGAGGCCGGGCTGGCTGCGCTTCCTCGACCAGTACCGCAGCTACATGCAGATCATCCTGGTCGCCTCGGCGGTGGTCGCACTGGCCATCAAGGAGTGGAGCACGGCGATCCTGCTGATCGTCCTGACGCTGTTCAACGCGGTCGTCGGTCTGCGGCAGGAGGGCAAGGCCGAGAGCGCCATGAACGCGCTGCGGTCGATGATGAAGACCACGGCCCGGGTCCGGCGGGACGGGGCCGAGGCGGAGATCCCGGCCGAACAGCTGGTGGTCGGGGACGTCGTGCTGATCGCCGCGGGCAACACCGTCCCCGCGGACGGGCGGATCGTCCGGGCCAGCTCGCTGCAGATCGACGAGTCGGCGCTGACCGGCGAGAGCGTACCGGCGGTGAAGGACGCGGGCACCCTGACGGGCGAGCGGCTCGGCCCGGGCGACCAGTCCACCATGGCGTTCATGAACACCCCGGTCACCCACGGCAGCGGCGTACTGATCATCACCGGGACGGGCGCCGGGACGGAACTGGGCAAGATCTCCGGGATGCTCTCGGCGACCGAGAAGGAGCAGACGCCGCTCACCCGGGAACTCGACACCCTGACCCTGTGGATCGCGGCGGCGGCCGGCCTGACCATGGTGGTGATGTTCGCCCTCGGCCGCAGCCGCGACCAGGCCTGGGACACCCTGTTCGTCAGCGCCGTCTCGCTGGCCATCGCCGCCATCCCCGAGGCCCTGCCGACCGTCACCCAGGTGATCCTCTCGGTCGGCAGCCTCAACCTCGCCAGACGCAACGCCATCGTCAAGGAACTGCCGTCCGTGGAGACCCTGGGCTTCACCTCGGCCATCAACTCCGACAAGACCGGCACCCTGACGATGAACCAGATGACCGTCGTCGAGGTCCTCAGCCCCACCGACCGCTTCACCGTCTCCGGCAGCGGCTACGGACTGGAGGGGCGGATCCACCACGCCGCCGGATCCTCGGCGGGCATCGAGGACGCCATCCTGCCGTACCTGGTCGCCAGCGACGCCGAGCTGGTGGACGGCACGGTGGTCGGCGATCCGACCGAGGGCGCGCTGCTCGTCCTCGGCCACAAGGCCGGCCTGGACATCGGCGCCACCCGGGAGCGCTACCCCCGGCTCGCCACCCTGCCGTTCGACCCCGAGTACAAGCTGATGGCCACCTTCAACTCGGCCGTGGACGCGACGGGCCGGCCGGTGGTGCGCTGCTTCGTCAAAGGCGCGGCGCCCGCCGTCACGGCCCGCGCGACCACCGCGCTCGCCGACGGCCGGACCGTCCCCTGGGACGCCGACCTGCGGGGTCGCGCGGAGACCCAGTCCGAACGGATGGGCGGCGAGGGCCGCCGGGTGATGGCGGCGGCCGAGCGCGACCTGGACCCGGCGGAGTTCGACCCGGACGGAGACCTGCTCGCGCTCGTCACCGACCTGCGGATGACCAGCCTGGTCGGCATGGTCGACCCGCCCCGCGCGGAGTCCAGGGAGGCGGTGGCCAGCGCCCAGGCCGCCCACATCCGGGTCCGCATGGTCACCGGTGACGACGTCACCACCGGCGAGGCCATCGCCCGTCAGCTCGGCATCCCCGGCGGGGCGATCCTCGGAGCGGACTTCGCCGCCATGCCGGAGCACGAGCGGCTGGCCCGGATCGACGGCATCGGCGTGGTCGGCCGCGTCGCGCCCGAGCACAAGGTCCTGCTCGCCGACACGCTCAAGAAGAAGGGCGAGGTCGTGGCGATGACCGGCGACGGTGTCAACGACGCACCCGCCATCAAGGCCGCCGACATCGGCATCGCCATGGGCAGCGGCACCGACGTGGCCAAGAACGCCGGCCGGATGATCCTCTCCGACGACAACTTCTCCACCATCGTGTACGCCGTCGAGGAGGGCCGAAAGCTCTACGACAACCTCACCAAGTACATCCGGTTCGTCCTGATGCTCCTGGTCACCTTCGTCCTGACCTTCCTCGGCGCGACCCTCTTCAACATCGCCGCCGGTGAGCCGTTCACCCCGCCGCAGGTGCTGTGGATCCACTTCGTCGTCAACGCGCCCTTCGGCTTCGCCCTCGGCTTCGATCTGGCCAGCCCCGGCCTGATGCGGCGCACCCCGCGCCCGCGCGGCGAATCGCTGCTGACCAGGTCCGTCATGGTCACCGTCGGGCTCAGCGGACTGGCCGTCACCGTCGCCCTGCTCCTGCTGATCAAACTGGGCGAGCACCACTACGGCAGCGTGAAGACCGGCAGCTCGATCGCCTTCACCGCCTTCGCGCTCTGCCTGATCGTGGCGGCCTACGAATGCCGCAGCGAACGCGCCACCGTGCTGAGCACCGGCACGTTCGACAGCAGACCGATGAACCTGGCGGCCCTGTCCGAGTTCGTCCTGGCGGTCCTGGTGACGCAGATGGACGCCTTCCGCCGCATCCTCGGCACCACCGAGATCACCCTCGCCCAGTTCGGCTGGGCCCTGCTCGCCCCCGTCGCACTCCTGCTCCTGTGGGAGCTGGGCAAGCTCCTGTCCCGCCGAACGTCGACGGCCGCCTGA
- a CDS encoding SulP family inorganic anion transporter: protein MAQPVPRNGGWRPSVPSLPGLVVLRHYRRAWLRGDLLAGGTVAAYLVPQVMAYAGVAGLPPVAGLWAILPALAVYALLGSSRLLSVGPESTTALMTATVVGPLAGGDTDRYAVLAATLAVVVGVLFALAWLARLGFVADLLSRPVLIGYLAGVALIMMVDQLSKLTGVDVEGEGFGPQLRYFVRHLSEADTATVVFSAAALLFLFAVNRFLPRLPGPLLAVVLGTAVVAVFGLQEHGIAVIGEIPAGLPSPSLPDLREVHRLLLPALGVLLVGYTDVILTARAFESRDEGEQLDADQELLALGGANLGAGFLHGFPVSSSASRTALAQSAGGRTQAYALTAGVAVLAVLLFLSPLLKYTPTAVLGALVVFAAIRMIDVAGLRRLKGFRRREFLLAVGCLVGVLALDILYGVLVAVGLSVAELLSRVARPHDAVQGLVPGVPGMHDIDDYPQARTVPGLVVYRYDSPLFFANAEDFRRRALAAVAEESGPVRWFVLNTEANVEVDITALDSVEALRIELAGRGIVFALARVKQDLRAELDAYGLTGSVGEDRIFPTLPTAVAAYQSWAFGSGPETWPADPE from the coding sequence ATGGCGCAGCCTGTCCCGCGGAACGGCGGATGGCGCCCCTCCGTTCCCTCGCTCCCCGGGCTCGTCGTGCTCAGGCACTACCGGCGTGCCTGGCTGCGGGGTGACCTGTTGGCCGGCGGCACCGTCGCGGCGTACCTCGTACCGCAGGTCATGGCCTATGCCGGCGTCGCTGGTCTGCCGCCGGTCGCGGGGCTCTGGGCGATCCTCCCGGCGCTGGCCGTGTACGCCCTCCTCGGGTCGTCCCGGCTGCTGTCGGTGGGGCCCGAGTCGACGACGGCGCTGATGACCGCCACCGTGGTCGGGCCGCTGGCCGGCGGCGACACCGACCGCTACGCGGTGCTGGCGGCCACCCTCGCCGTGGTGGTCGGCGTACTGTTCGCGCTGGCGTGGCTGGCGCGGCTGGGATTCGTCGCCGACCTGCTCTCGCGGCCGGTCCTGATCGGCTATCTGGCCGGGGTCGCGCTGATCATGATGGTCGACCAGCTGTCCAAGCTCACCGGCGTCGACGTGGAGGGCGAGGGGTTCGGCCCGCAACTGAGGTACTTCGTACGGCACCTCTCGGAGGCGGACACCGCCACCGTGGTCTTCAGCGCGGCGGCGCTGCTCTTCCTCTTCGCCGTCAACCGCTTCCTTCCCCGCCTCCCCGGACCGCTGCTGGCCGTCGTCCTCGGCACGGCGGTGGTGGCGGTGTTCGGTCTGCAGGAGCACGGCATCGCGGTGATCGGCGAGATCCCGGCCGGACTGCCCAGCCCCTCCCTGCCGGACCTGAGGGAGGTGCACCGCCTGCTGCTGCCCGCCCTCGGCGTGCTGCTCGTCGGCTACACCGACGTGATCCTCACCGCGCGGGCCTTCGAGTCCCGCGACGAGGGCGAGCAGCTGGACGCCGACCAGGAACTGCTCGCCCTGGGCGGCGCCAACCTCGGCGCCGGATTCCTGCACGGCTTCCCGGTGAGCAGCAGCGCCAGCCGCACCGCGCTCGCCCAGTCGGCCGGCGGCCGCACCCAGGCGTACGCGCTGACGGCCGGCGTGGCCGTGCTCGCCGTGCTGCTGTTCCTGAGCCCGCTGTTGAAGTACACGCCGACGGCGGTGCTGGGCGCACTGGTCGTCTTCGCCGCGATCCGGATGATCGACGTGGCGGGGCTGCGCCGGCTGAAGGGGTTCCGGCGCCGGGAGTTCCTGCTGGCGGTCGGCTGCCTGGTCGGGGTGCTGGCGCTGGACATCCTGTACGGGGTCCTGGTGGCCGTGGGGCTGTCGGTGGCGGAGCTGCTGAGCCGGGTGGCCCGCCCGCACGACGCCGTCCAGGGCCTGGTGCCCGGTGTTCCCGGCATGCACGACATCGACGACTATCCGCAGGCCCGCACCGTGCCCGGGCTGGTCGTCTACCGCTACGACTCGCCGCTGTTCTTCGCCAACGCGGAGGACTTCCGGCGCCGGGCGCTGGCCGCGGTCGCCGAGGAGAGCGGCCCGGTGCGCTGGTTCGTCCTCAACACGGAGGCCAACGTGGAGGTCGACATCACCGCGCTGGACTCGGTGGAGGCGCTCCGGATCGAGCTGGCCGGACGCGGCATCGTCTTCGCGCTGGCCCGGGTCAAGCAGGACCTGCGGGCCGAGCTGGACGCATACGGGCTGACCGGGTCCGTCGGCGAGGACCGGATCTTTCCCACCCTGCCCACGGCCGTGGCCGCCTACCAATCCTGGGCCTTTGGCAGCGGCCCGGAAACGTGGCCGGCGGACCCGGAGTGA
- a CDS encoding polyphosphate kinase 2 family protein, with product MSDKQARRIAKFIEPLRVEPGSRVDLAEDFDPRYKARLKKRDGAELLRTGVGLLAEYQSRLAAQDTYGVLLCLQAIDAGGKDGTIRHVMSGVNPQGVHVSSFKVPSVEELDHDYLWRYARRLPARGDIAIFNRSHYEEVLVVRVHPENLDRQRLPAEAKGRDVWTRRYREINDWERYLCANGFRVVKIFLNLSEEEQRTRFLKRIDLPDKNWKFSAADLRERERWDDYQHAFSEMLSATSTPWAPWYVVPADRKWFARICAAAVLAHTLMEIDPRYPVVGKKARKELRAAKRQLEQQAPEGAERDPYAAGHRTGHRA from the coding sequence ATGTCGGACAAGCAGGCCAGACGGATCGCGAAGTTCATCGAGCCGCTGCGCGTGGAGCCGGGCTCGCGGGTGGACCTCGCCGAGGACTTCGACCCCCGCTACAAGGCCCGGTTGAAGAAGCGGGACGGCGCCGAACTGCTGCGCACCGGCGTCGGCCTGCTCGCCGAGTACCAGTCACGGCTGGCCGCCCAGGACACCTACGGTGTGCTGCTCTGCCTCCAGGCGATCGACGCGGGCGGCAAGGACGGGACGATCCGCCACGTGATGAGCGGGGTCAACCCGCAGGGCGTGCACGTCAGCAGCTTCAAGGTGCCCTCCGTCGAGGAGCTCGACCACGACTACCTGTGGCGCTACGCGCGGCGCCTGCCGGCCCGCGGGGACATCGCGATCTTCAACCGGTCGCACTACGAGGAGGTCCTCGTGGTGCGGGTGCATCCCGAGAACCTGGACCGGCAGCGGCTGCCCGCCGAGGCGAAGGGGCGGGACGTCTGGACGCGCCGCTACCGGGAGATCAACGACTGGGAGCGCTACCTCTGCGCGAACGGGTTCAGAGTCGTGAAGATCTTCCTGAACCTCTCCGAGGAGGAGCAGCGCACCCGCTTCCTGAAACGGATCGACCTGCCGGACAAGAACTGGAAGTTCTCGGCGGCGGACCTGCGCGAGCGCGAGCGGTGGGACGACTACCAGCACGCCTTCTCCGAGATGCTCTCGGCCACGAGCACCCCGTGGGCGCCGTGGTACGTCGTGCCGGCCGACCGCAAGTGGTTCGCGCGCATCTGCGCCGCCGCGGTGCTCGCGCACACGCTGATGGAGATCGACCCCCGCTACCCGGTCGTCGGCAAGAAGGCCCGCAAGGAGCTGCGGGCCGCCAAGCGGCAGTTGGAGCAGCAGGCCCCCGAGGGCGCCGAGCGCGACCCGTACGCGGCCGGGCACCGGACCGGGCACCGTGCCTGA